From Salvelinus sp. IW2-2015 unplaced genomic scaffold, ASM291031v2 Un_scaffold1909, whole genome shotgun sequence:
gaggaggacagagaggttcCCAGGAAAGGTGTTATTAAACAGCTCCACTCTGCCTCTGTAGAGATCACTCTTGGTTGGTATTATCTCAGTTGTCTGTTGATATCTGAGTTTAGTCCATGTGAAGCTGGGAGGTTTAGCCTGGGTGTTACTACAGGAGCAGGGCAGGAGAACAGACTGGCCTGGGGATCCATTGACCACCCTTGATCGAGGTTCTGACAGAGTGCAGCCTATTGAAACACAAAGTAATGTATTATTGGACACTAATTTTTGTAATTACAGAAAATGGTAGATCTCTACAACTACTACCATACACACCTAACCATATCATTAATGTTGTATCCATTTTTGCATTTTAAGTTTCCTGTTTTACCTTCTATATATACAACGATGTAAGCTTGATATTAGCTGCATCTCTTACCTTTAACAGTGAGTTTGATGTCTCTGTATTTTCCATGGCTGATTTCACACCTGTACCACTCATCATCGTCCTCAGTGACGTGTGAGAGGAGGACWGAGAGGTTCCCAGGAGAGGTGTTATTAAACAGCTCCACTCTGCCTCTGTAGAGATCACTCTGGGTTGGTATTATCTCAGTTGTCTGTTGATCTCTGAGTTTAGTCCATGTGAAGCTGGGAGGTTTAGCCTGGGTGTTACTACAGGAGCAGGGCAGGAGAACAGACTGGCCTGAGTAGACAGTGATCTCACCATAGTTAGTGACTGACAGAGTGCAGCCTGttgaaacacaaaacaacataagCCATAATGTTTTTAATGTCATTGCAGGAGTACAGAGCTCCATTAACAATACACCATCAAATATAAGATCTGTATGGTAGTAACTGTATCAAAAGATTATTTTGCGTCATTTTACTTTTTGCTCGTACTTTAAACAGTAATCCACTCATGTTGACTTTGGAACATGGACAGGTCTGAGATTTCATCAGCATTTTAATTGTTTAAAATCGATGCTATAAAAACATTGTTATTAAACCATACAACCAAGAAACCCATTTAAATCTGTATTGAAAACAATCAGCCAGCAACATTTTCTGTGTTTACTGTTTGCTGAAGCGTACAGTATGTATTTTTCATCTGCAACATTTTCTGTGTTTACTGTTTGCTGAAGCGTACAGTACTCAGGACCAGTCTGTTCCCTGCCGCTGCCTCTGTAGTAACACCCAGGCTTTAAACCTCCCAGCTTCACCATGGACTAAACACAGCCAGGTCAACAACACGCATGAGATAATACTAACCCGATGTGATCTCTACAGAGCAGAGTGGAAGGAGTTTAATAAACACCTTCTACCCCTGGGAAGCCTCTCAGTCCTCCCTCCTCACACGTCACTGAGGACGATGTATGGGTGGTACAGGTGTGGAATCATCCATGGAAAATACAGAAGAACAATCAAACTCACTGTTAAAGGTAAGAGATGCAGCTAAATATCAAAGCTACATCGCTGTGATTATATAGAAGGTAAAAAAGGAAACTGAAAATGCCAAAAATGGTACAACACATTAATGATATGTTCGGTGTGTATGGTATATAAGTTGTAGAGATCTACCATTTCTTCTGATTACAAACAAAATTATCAGTGGTCCAATAATTACATTGCTTTGTGTTTCAGACAGCTGCACTCTGTCAGAACCCTCATCAAGGGTGGTCAAATGGATCCAGGCCAGTCTGTTCTCCTGCCCTGCCTCCTGTAGTAACACCAGGCTAAACCTCCCAGCTTCACATGGACTAAACAACAGAGTCAACAGACACACTGAGATAAATACAACCCAGAGTGATCTCTACAGAGGCAAGTGGAGTGTTTAATAACACCTCTCCTGGAACCTTCTCAGTCCTCCTCTCCACACGTCACTGAGGACGATGAGGTGGTACAGGTTAATCAGTCCATGGAAAAACAGAGACATCAAACTCACTGTTAAATGGTAAGAGATGCAGCTAATATCAAAGCTTACATCGTGTATTATATAGAAGGTAAAAAAGGAAACTAAAATGCAAAATGGATACAACATTAATGATATGGTTCGGTGTGTATGGTAGTAGTTGTAGAGATCTACCATTTTCTGTAATTACCAAAAATAGTGTCCAATAATACATTCTTTGTGTTTCAAAGCTGCACTCTGTCAGACCTCATCAAGGGTGGTCAATGGATCCCCAGGCCAGTCTGTTCTCCTGCCCTGCTCCTGTATGTAACACCCAGGCTAAACCTCCCAGCTTCACATGGACTAAACCAGATATCAACACAACCTGAGATAATACCAACCAGAGTGATCTCACAGAGGCAGAGTGGAGATGTTTAATAACACCTTCCTGGGAacctctcgtcctcctctcacACGTCACTGAGGACGATAGGGGTGGTACAGGTTGGAATCAGTGAGACTCAAAGACAGACATCAAATTATATTCAAAGTAAAGACAGACAATTCTGATTAATACACTGTCAATATTGTATTAACTATATTCTGTAAATCATTtaacagcatactgtaaatatTGTAACAGCATACTGTACAAGTATTGTAACAGCATACTGTAGTATTGTTACAGCATACTGTACAATATATGTAACAGCATACTGTACAATATTGTAACAGCATACTTGTAAACATTGTAAAGATACTGTAAATTATACGTAACAGCATACTGTAAAATTGTAATACAGCATACTGTAATATTGTTACAGCACACCAGTAGATATTGTAAACAGCATACTGTAGAATTGAACAGCATACTGTAGATATTGTAACAGCATACTGTAAAATATGACCTTGTATACAGCCATACTGTAAATATTGTAACAGCATACTGTAGAATTCTACACATATGTTTTAACAGCAACTGTAAATATTGGTAAGCACATACTGTAAATTTTAATAGCATACTGGAAAATATTGTAACAAGCATACTTGTAGATATGTAACAAGCATACGTTATAAAATATTAATATAAACAATACTGTAATTAAGATACTTAGTATTAACAAGCATACTGATCTGTAACGATATCTAATgtaacagcatactgtaaatatTGCTAACAGCGCTAGTATGTACACAATGTAGATAAACATTCTCAAATCTAAACAGCATACTAATATCCTACTGTAAAATTATTGTAACAGCATACTGAAGAATTGTAACAGCATTACTGTAGATATTGTAACAGCATACTGTAAGACTATTGTACAGAATCGTAAATATTGGTAGAGTTCTCTTTTGCACACAGCGCCAAGACTCATCTGTTACCACGTAGATTGACAGAACACTGTCATGTTCCTTAGGGGGCAAACACGGTGGGGGAGCTTATCAGGAGAAAGATCCATCTGTTCCCCTCAACAAATACAATCCAATCCAATACATCTTACGGCTGTTCTAACAGCATACTGAATCATCGCTGGAGTGGCTTGTAACATATACAAGAGAACCAAAGGTACCAGTATGTAATTGACCATAATTAGCAACACTCAGAAAAGCAAATGACTTCAGTGAGAATGTTGAACATGATTGTATTTGTATTAAACTGTGTTTTTAATCCCACAGGAAAGAAAAAACCCAGGGGAGAATAAGCAGTgagcaaaaagaaagaaaaaaaaggtaaaataaatcattTAGACAGCTCTAATCACATTGAGAGTGTATGGGAAAAGGAAGACAATagaacaaatcaatcaatcatcacatgtatttataaagcccatcTTACATCaacagctgatgtcacaaaaagtgctgtacagaaacccagctaaaaaccccaaacagcaagcaactgcaggtgtagaagcatggttgGCTAAGGAAAAacaccctagaaaggccagaaacctaggaagaaacctgaagaggaacaggctatgaggggtaggccagtcctctctggctgtgccgggtggaagattataacagaaaccaTGCCAGATTCCAAATTTCATAGAGACAGCAAGGGTCAAATTAATAAAACTAATCACAAGTGGGTTGttggagggtgcaacaggtcagcaaccTCAGGGTAAATGTCtggttggctttttcatagccgatcaattcagagtatctctaccgctctgctgtctctagagagttaaaacagcaggtctggaacaggtagcaacgtccggtgaacaggtagggttccatccccagcaggcagaacagtttgaaacctggagcagcagcacggccaggtggaactggcgacagcaaggagtcatcaggcccaggtagtcctgaagcatggtcctaagggctcaggtcctccgagagagagaaaagaaagaaagagNNNNNNNNNNNNNNNNNNNNNNNNNTCTGATCAGCTCTTCCTCATATCACTGCAGGTGAGTCCTACATTCCTAACATGTAGACATTAATATGTATCAAAAAAAAAACCTCCTACCTACCCTGCATAAGGTAAAAgtcaataaatgtaattcaaacaACATCTGCATGTGTGTTGAAAAAACAGAAATTTAGCAGAAATCTCGCAATGAAAAATACACACTTGACGCTTCAGCAAACATTAAAACACAAAACTTTGCAGATAAAAATACACACTGTACGCTTCAGCAAACATAAACACAGAATATGTTGCAGACATGAAAAATACATAACTGTACGCTCAGCAAACAGTAAACACAGAAAATTTGCAGATGAAGAAATACACAGACAGTGATCTCACCATAGTTAGTGACTGACAGAGTGCAGCCTGttgaaacacaaaacaacataagCCATAATGTTTTTAATGTCATTGCAGGATTACAGAGCTCCATTAACAATACACCATCAAATATAAGATCTGTATGGTAGTAACTGTATCAAAAGATTATTTTGCGTCATTTTACATTTTTCTCGTACTTTAAACAGTAATCCACTCATGTTGACTTTGGAACATGGACAGGTCTGGGATTTCATCAGCATTTTAATTGTTTAAAATCGATGCTATAAAAACATAGTTATTAAACCATACAATCAAGAAACCCATTTAAATCTGTATTGAAAACAATCAGCCAGCAACATTTTCTGTGTTTACTGTTTGCTGAAGCGTACAGTGTGTATTTTTCATCTGCAAGATATTCTGTGTTTACTGTTTGCTGAAGCGTACAGTATGTATTTTTCATCTGCAAGATATTCTGTGTTTACTGTTTGCTGAAGCGTACAGTATGTATTTTTCATCTGCAAGATTTTCTGTGTTTACTGTTTGCTGAAGCGTACAGTATGTATTTTTCATCTGCAAGATATTCTGCTAACtttctgtttttcaacacatGCCAGATGTTGTTTGAATACATTTATCTGATACTTTTACTTATGCAGGGTAGGTAGGAGGTTTTCTTTGCTATACATATTACATAGTCTACATGTTAGGACTCACCTGCAGTGATATGAAGGAAAGAGCTGATCAGACACACAGAGATCCACATGGTGACTGtccactgatgttgagcgatatGATGTAAACCAAGATAGAAACTATTTGTTCAGTGTTTATTATGCGTAAAGGTTCAATGCAGCTGTGTTTAtcttaatatcaaatcatttctgggtaacaagtaAGTACAAATCTGGCGTCTGAAGTGGCCACACAGCATTTACAACGATGGAGCCTCCACAGAAGTCAGGCCATTCATACTTCTTGCTTCacggagcagagctgttgtgaagggagTTGTCAAGGACCTGAGTTTATGTTTATACTGGacgtaccgcccccacctactgtcaaccaatcatgtcaatgtgcaGCTATGCAGAGCCCTCTGCAGTGTTACATCATTTGGGAGGCGCATGGCATCGCCGTacggagcttgatttggcctcaGCAAGCCTCCGGAGgatccgcaattgcgtcacaccctccatacggagcCTCCGCATCGTATTGCTGGATMAAGcaaaaatcatgtttttactgtgattgttttcaattaaaatggtcaaaaagacacaaatagcttcttagcaaagagcaatttctcaagctaaattcttgcttgaattTGCAATGACTGTCTGGGAGTAGTCTGAGTTgggagggaaaaactgaaaactaggtGCTataggcagagaggtttggaactctatttCAAATTGGTGTCAcgaatatcaccgaaggtggctccccttcctgttcgggcggcgctcggcggtcgtcgtcaccggtctactagctgccaccgatccctttttccttttcgtttgtttttgtctaattggtttcacctgttccttgttggttTTTTGGGGTGGGTACTATTTAAGTTCATTTAGCCCgcttgtgtttgtgcgggcttgttgttattGTACGTAGGAGGTGTATTGTTGATTTTCGCTGTCCGGTTTATGTAACAGTGGTCTTTGGGttgtgtttgcgcctgtgttttggcttcatccatttttgtacctgttcctgtttactgtggacattaaagcgttttttcccgtgaaacttctgctctctgcgcctgactccacacccatcattCTCCTAACGTTACAATtgatctattaactaatttactgcctggtgaccaggcaggccaaaacgccAACCCACCAAAACAGACTGACATTTCAGGCAGCCTTTATAAAAAGCTATTAcattaaaagggcattatcataattattCACAATTATACAAtaattattccaacctcatagtgtggaaatattaaACACAGGAATATTACGTTTTTNNNNNNNNNNNNNNNNNNNNNNNNNNNNNNNNNNNNNNNNNNNNNNNNNNNNNNNNNNNNNNNNNNNNNNNNNNNNNNNNNNNNNNNNNNNNNNNNNNNNNNNNNNNNNNNNNNNNNNNNNNNNNNNNNNNNNNNNNNNNNNNNNNNNNNNNNNNNNNNNNNNNNNNNNNNNNNNNNNNNNNNNNNNNNNNNNNNNNNNNNNNNNNNNNNNNNNNNNNNNNNNNNNNNNNNNNNNNNNNNNNNNNNNNNNNNNNNNNNNNNNNNNNNNNNNNNNNNNNNNNNNNNNNNNNNNNNNNNNNNNNNNNNNNNNNNNNNNNNNNNNNNNNNNNNNNNNNNNNNNNNNNNNNNNNNNNNNNNNNNNNNNNNNNNNNNNNNNNNNNNNNNNNNNNNNNNNNNNNNNNNNNNNNNNNNNNNNNNNNNNNNNNNNNNNNNNNNNNNNNNNNNNNNNNNNNNNNNNNNNNNNNNNNNNNNNNNNNNNNNNNNNNNNNNNNNNNNNNNNNNNNNNNNNNNNNNNNNNNNNNNNNNNNNNNNNNNNNNNNNNNNNNNNNNNNNNNNNNNNNNNNNNNNNNNNNNNNNNNNNNNNNNNNNNNNNNNNNNNNNNNNNNNNNNNNNNNNNNNNNNNNNNNNNNNNNNNAGGGGGAGAAGTTATGTCAAATTCAGtcccttaaaggcccagtgcagcccTGGAACTACACACCaaaagggttcaacctggaagcaaaaagggttcttcaaagggttctcctatttaGGTTGTATATAGCACCTTTAGGGTTGGAAtcagggttatgtttagggttaggtgTAAGGATTCGGTTTagagtaagggttagggttagggaaaattggattttgaatggaaatacattttaggtccccacgaggatagaaaaataagcatgtgtgtgtgtgtRTTGATTTTGTTTGTCATTCTCACTCCAGTATCATTAACaaggcataagtcatggcaaaWTGTGTAGCTTTAAAAGTGCAACAAAAATTATCTCTACTCAATGGCAAATTGAATTGCGGAAGATTTGCTGTAAAACTGCMAAAACACTCTGCCCCATGGCAAGATTTGTGGAATTGCATTTACATTTGTAATATAACTGCAAAGTTTTCTcatggcaaaacgtgtagaactgcaaaaaaattactttaaaagTAAAATGTTTCTCTCCACTGTCAAGAGGGGGGCTMCTAAATTGTTTTGCTGCGAGATGGGGGGCCCTCAACCAAATCTCGCTTGGGGCCCCCAAAAGGCCAGGGGACCATWGGGCAATGYAAGCATGGCTGCRGGAGCTGAACTTAGCTGGGCTAAAGTTGGGCACagctgaactttatgcaaatcTTCGGTTATATGATACGTGAGTAACCAATCGAAGCTCACCAGAGCTTCCAACCCTTACTGGATTGGCTGACAAAGGCTGCTGATACATAGCACTACTTAGCATGCTTGTTAGCACCCACATAAGGGCGAAGCTAGCATGGCTAGGCAAGTtacccctatatagtgcatctcAACCAGAGTAATAGGATAAAGTGTCTCAGCTCTGTTCCCCCTGACTAAAAGTTACACTTCCAGTGTAGCAGGTTAAAAAACCTACATATTCTCCGGCACCCCTACTGGAATTCTTAGCAATTTGGTTGTTTTCAGGTTTAAAAAAATCCCCTGCCTATTGCAACAACCACAGAGCAAGTggaactttttaaaaatgttttatttttattgaacctttatctaactaggcaaatcagttaagaacaaattcttgtttacaatgatggcctactccgTCCAAAccctgagccaattgtgcgctgccctatgggactcctaatcatggccagttgtgatacagcctggaatcgagccagggtctgtagtgatgcctctagcactgagatggagtggcttagaccgctgcgccactcgggagccccaatagGGATGAACCAGAAGATCAGTTTTAGGCTACGCCTACTGGAATTCCTCATAGTTCgttgttgttttagtttttaaAAATCACATGGGGTAACTTTAGAGCAGGAGAAAAAAATTATGATCAATCACTATGTCATACCCTACTCAGAGATTGACTTTAAGGTCTGAAAAGCACTCGGCCAGATCAGCAGTATTTTTTGGTTGCCCTAAGAATATGGTCACTTAccgaaaatgtgaatattattgtTTACATGCACACATGCCATAACTTGTCTGTCTCTTGAGTCCGTTTTTGACCTCATGACTACCAAGATACAAAGAGCCAAAAGTGTTTTTATGAATGactataaaacaaaaacaaattcccCATTATAAAAATATTGTTACAGGAgagctactgtctctctctctccacagaccacACATAATGCCAATGAAgagctactgtctctctctctccacagaccacACATAATAGCAATGAAGAGctactgtctcgctctctccacagACCACACATAATGCCAATGAAGAgcactgtctcgctctctccacagACCACACATAAATACCAATGAAgagctactgtctctctctctccacagaccacACATAATGCCAATGAAgagctactgtctctctctctccacagaccacACATAATGCCAATGAAgagctactgtctctctctctccacagacacaCATAATGCCAATGAAGAGCTACTGTCTCGCTCTCCACAGACCACACATAATGCCAATGAAGAGctctactctctcgctctctccacagaCCACACATAATGCCAATGAAGAGCTACGTCTCGCTCTCTCCACAGACCACACATAATGCCAAAAGACTACTGTCTCCTCTCCCACACCACACATAATGCCAATGAAgagctactgtctctctctctccacagaccacACATAATGCCAATTAAGaactactgtctctcctctctccacagacCACACATAATGCCAATGAAGAGCTacttgtctcgctctctcccaccaGACACATAATGCCAATGAAGGCtactgctcgtctctctctccacagaccacACATAATGCCAATGAAgagctactgtctctctctctccacagaccacACATAATGCCAATGAAGAggctactgtctctctctctccacagaccacACATAATGCCAATGAAgagcactgtctctctctctccacagaccacACATAATGCCAATGAAgagctactgtctctctctctccacaggacCACACAAATGCCAATGAAGAGctactgtctcgctctctccacagACCACACATAATGCCAATGCTGTCAAGGTCCAAGTGGTCAAGCCTCCACCCTTATTCATTGGTTCTGTAATAAACAGAGATACTATTGAACTCTTGTTCCACGACAGTTAAAAATAACATCAGAGTGGCTCTGTGATGCTGAGCTAACCAACCTGCCTGCAGCACACTAGAACAGCATCTATGACTGACGTCATATTGACAGATGTTTGCTTGACCAGCAGTCAATCACAGTCAGCCTGGGACTGATCACAAGGTTACAATAATAAAGTAATTACTAAATAGGATAAATCCCCTTAGACCAGCGGCAATCTGACTGGTAACTCAATATGGCCGCCGGCCACCCATCATGGGggttgacttaaatgtaatgtctgTTCCAGTATTTCTATGGTTTTAATCCTTAGAGATGATTCCAGGCATCCAGTATCTGTGCTAATTATGCGCTCCTAAACCTGAAGGTCTCATATAGGTTAAGAGAAGTTTGGTCAAAGAGGAACAGATACTTTTTAACCCAATTCCTCTTTCAGTATTTCACTAACGGAATATGATTGAAGGAATGACCCCATCCATGGGAGTAATAATAGACATGGAAAAAGCATAATCCTCATCCCTGTATGTTCAAACACCTTTTATTCaagtgcatgcatacattttatgttaatATAGTTTTTTGCAAAATTTTAATCTAAGAACAGTGATACATTTGGATATGCCTTCAGCATATTAACCAAATCAATCAAATATTGTATTCCAAAACTACAGTACTCTCATTTCAAACTCTTATTAACAACTGATTGGCAGCAGGGCAGAATTATTAGATTTGTGGATGTGTGTTAGGAGCATGTTGCATCTGTGCCAGGCGGTGCTATCAGATGTATTCTGGTCTCACCACGAAGCGAAAGTCATACTGCCTTCAGGACAGGGGTAGGACAGGGCCAGACTGATGTTAGAAGGGATCTGGGCCATGTGTTTCTTGAAGTCCTGGACGTGAAAGACAACCTGCCCTCACATGTTAGGAGCAGTCGGTTGCTGAAGCGAACACTGTTGGTCTGGTTTTGTCTGAGGCTGCTTTGGAGAGAAGACTGGCAGTGGGGAAGAAATACAGTTGGAACATTCTCGGTGGTTCTAAAGACTCTTGCTGACCAACTGATGGGGTTGGTTCCTTGGTCTGGTAAATCACActattgtggtttggtgttgtgAATGAGTTGACATAGTCTGAGGCTGGAGTGGAACTTGAgcttgaggagtacaccacatgatTGGCTGATGCCTGGTCATAGGAAAGTCTACtccaaaaatataaatcatgTCATTGTCCTACTAACAATGTAATTGACAATTAACATTACTTAAGTGGTGATGAATAGAGAAATGGAAATATCAGATTTCATTGTGTCGTTGGCCAACTGAACTtttcctggtcccagatctgttgtgttGTATGGCCATGGCATGTGGCATGACAAGGAAACACAAAGATTGACTAGACAGTACAAACCAGGCTACAGGAACTCACTGAATAGATTCCATGTTGCAGAGTCCAGGGACATGGAGAAGCAACAGCAGCCACAGAGGAGTGATTCAAGGCATCAGCATTTTCACCAGCCAGCTTGGGAAACTGACAACAGATAGCAATAGAGGGGTCTTACAGTCTAGCCGACGTGTTTTTACCTAATGATATTAACCATATTAACTTTTGCCTCTGGGGTGCTCTTGAGCCAAAAGGGGTCTTCTATATAGGCCCATCTCCCCACATCCAAGTAAAACCATTGGCCTAAAGTTTATGTCTATATTGTTATACCATCTTCCCCAACAATAACAACCACCATGAATGGTTTAGCTGATGCAATAAATGAATTACAACTAAAATGTTGTGTGATTTGTAAAAAAGTAGCAACATGGATTCTACACAAAATGACCATGCTGGATCACTGTATCTAGTGAACATGCTTTTCCCACTCCAGACATTGTGTTGATAAGAAACCACAGCACACTTTGTTATGTTGAACAAAATCCATTTTCTGTACATAAAGTACATTTGTGTACAACAGACAATCAAGTACATCCAATATAATCCAATATAAAGCAAACCAATTTTATATCAGCACTAAGGACAATAGTTCAGCTAGGATTTTCAGAGACATTTGACATTCAGTTCTTAAATATTTACCTCTTGGTGTGTTGGCGCGCGCCTCGTGGTTCTTTTAAAACCCTTGTAAAATGACACtgcttatatatatattacatttttattaacctttatttaactcagcTTATAGTCACAGGGGTGAAAGTATTTACTAAACCTAATCAAAACTGCACGATCTGCAACTGGATTCTCTAAATGTAGTGTGACCTCACAGGGCTGGTTGCACAGCTTTGTTGTATTGTTTTAGCTTGATCCCCAATAGATAAGACTGACTAAACCAAGAAGATCAAGGATAGGCTATCAACTCAACCTAAACCTCAACCTCAAGCCTAACCTCATCAACCTTTGACAAGAAAAAACAATGGCTAACCCTAAATCCTAACATAAACgataaatgatttaatacatttgtattatGTTCAATCAATCTTCAGAATAAACAGCATTGAACAAATGACAAATGCTTTGTACGCGCACATCCATATGACATGATAATAACACACATGTGCTAATCAATAACAAGGTATATTCATGGTACCCAACCTAAAAGTTGATGTGATAGTTACGTAATGCAGACAAATAGTCATCTTCTTTGAGGTTAATATCTCTTGATTTGTATGTTTTCCAACCCCACCCAATAAAAGACTCAGGGTGTATCAAGATAGATTTTACGCAACAAACACCAGTAAAACAAAACAGGAAGATGTGAGATTCTGCTTTTGTTCTATATtcctttaaaaacatattttcataaaggTCAATGGAGTCACGTAGGGCAGGTTTTATTTTGcatttcattgttggacatagactaaaaacaccagcaaatcagctccaagtgattttaatttgggaaatcttgttcccaagtattcccacacatataAGAGAGACACGGTCGTATACAAACGTAAGCAAGGTTGAAATAATGacgttttagtcaaatatatctgtttgggcttgtGGTCAATTtccagtctacaaatgattgtATATTATGTTGCGGCCCGccgaccatccgctcaaaaaAACAAAATCATTCCACCGCTGaaactagttgatgatccctgacgtAGGGTATAGTGTCCTGAAGTATATGATTTCAGTAGTAAAAAGACGAAACTGTGTTATACAGGAAAAAACAACAATCCATATTTCCTGGATGTACAGTATCTGCATTTTATGAGTGAAATCACAGTTTAAGATGAATTGATTATTTGTACATTCATTCTTACAAAGTCTCCATTACATTAGAAGACAGCCGTTGACCTAGGTAGAGGATGGCCATCAAGAGACATCCTCAACTTGAGGACTTTGTTCAGGTAGCCTA
This genomic window contains:
- the LOC112072383 gene encoding junctional adhesion molecule C isoform X4, with product MWISVCLISSFLHITAGCTLSVTNYGEITVYSGQSVLLPCSCSNTQAKPPSFTWTKLRDQQTTEIIPTQSDLYRGRVELFNNTSPGNLSVLLSHVTEDDDEWYRCEISHGKYRDIKLTVKGCTLSEPRSRVVNGSPGQSVLLPCSCSNTQAKPPSFTWTKLRYQQTTEIIPTKSDLYRGRVELFNNTFPGNLSVLLSHVTEDDDGWYRCGISETQTTDIKIYIQRADTVGTSGEDPSASPQQNNTIQYILLAVLPVILIIAGVALCIYKRNKGKKNTGEKSSGSKTEGKKKDDSSAMCSTIADRNTGLGDKTTILLSAPDDPSVMYDTVQEPRNNNQEETTTPLSAPVREEDTSVTYSTIVHMKGKGNAAVSLESGGETEYSTIKTGRFF